In the Perca flavescens isolate YP-PL-M2 chromosome 20, PFLA_1.0, whole genome shotgun sequence genome, one interval contains:
- the fbxo30a gene encoding F-box only protein 30a has protein sequence MESLHSHCLKCINRRCMVRPETDVCCDLIGCPLVCGAVFHLCKLEEHRLLCPYERLPCLNSVFGCPFTITRIKMAQHLETCPASIVCCTMEWNRWPVSYTDRKSYENLSKDFDEVEQLDMALALQDQRMLLESLKVTTTVSRNGDKEADESDKMATASSLPETVLGNGTVEMEEAPYNGLYRASVETSRSLAAALDIIANAKDIDVIVGNLNGEKTDKNGALHNGENGDSQNVCVVEGGKNVNMQENDSDSECELGAVGGVDCAVGTDGEEDGISWVEENDFVEVFFEEKEDIIEDPMNDSNLVWPQMPQNDMPVVALEPPVPQIAPVPHPMPFLLSDHVRNNFLQHLPTELRYRCLERKLQSVEVLRGISMFTFNGRRALLSDPYLFRAKMEDKSVDTSDLEVADDPMGLHGIDLITAALLFCLGDSPGGRGISDSRFVDGYHIDFGTQTFSFPSAILATNTMVGDIASASACDHASPQLSNPSPFHTLRLDLVLECVARYQTKQRSMFTFVCGQLFRRDEFSSHFKNVHGDIHAGLNGWMEQRCPLAYYGCTYSQRRFCPSVQGFRIIHDRHLGSFGVKPGLPLKTGDNLPRKTCRFDSRYDQFSSLPFEVLQHVASFLDSFSLCQLSRVSHAMRDVCASLVQMRGMVVLLWEKKRRADGSLSWQITDKVWRFSTAFGTVNEWKFANIASMADHLKKCKFNMISRREEAIPLPCMCFTRELTKEGRCLRSVLKPVA, from the exons atggagagCCTGCACTCCCACTGCCTTAAATGCATCAACAGAAGATGCATGGTAAGACCAGAGACAGATGTTTGCTGCGACCTCATCGGCTGTCCTCTTGTCTGTGGGGCAGTTTTTCACTTATGCAAACTAGAGGAACACCGTCTACTGTGTCCATATGAACGGCTGCCATGCCTTAACAGCGTATTTGGCTGCCCGTTCACTATTACGAGGATCAAAATGGCACAACACCTTGAGACGTGCCCAGCAAGTATAGTGTGTTGTACTATGGAGTGGAATCGCTGGCCTGTAAGCTACACCGATCGCAAGTCCTATGAAAACTTGAGCAAAGACTTTGACGAAGTGGAGCAGCTAGACATGGCCTTGGCTCTGCAGGATCAGAGGATGTTGTTGGAGTCTCTGAAGGTCACAACCACTGTGTCAAGGAACGGAGATAAGGAAGCCGATGAAAGTGACAAAATGGCCACAGCATCGAGCCTACCTGAGACAGTGTTGGGTAATGGAACAGTGGAAATGGAAGAGGCGCCCTATAATGGGTTGTATAGAGCCTCCGTAGAGACAAGCAGAAGTTTAGCAGCGGCATTGGACATCATCGCTAATGCCAAGGATATCGATGTAATTGTTGGAAATTTAAATGGGGAAAAGACTGATAAGAATGGAGCACTCCACAATGGAGAAAATGGAGATAGTCAGAATGTCTGTGTCGTGGAGGGTGGGAAGAATGTAAATATGCAGGAGAATGACTCCGATTCAGAGTGTGAGCTTGGAGCAGTAGGTGGAGTAGATTGTGCAGTCGGGACAGATGGAGAAGAGGATGGTATTAGCTGGGTAGAAGAAAACGATTTTGTAGAGGTTTTTTttgaagagaaagaagacattATCGAGGATCCAATGAATGATTCCAACCTTGTCTGGCCACAGATGCCTCAGAATGACATGCCTGTAGTAGCACTGGAACCTCCTGTGCCCCAAATAGCTCCAGTTCCACATCCAATGCCATTCCTGCTGTCTGATCACGTGAGAAATAACTTCTTACAACACTTACCTACTGAACTCAGGTATAGATGTTTGGAGCGTAAACTACAGAGTGTTGAAGTTCTTAGAGGAATAAGTATGTTTACATTTAATGGACGCCGGGCTCTGCTGTCAGACCCTTACTTGTTTCGAGCAAAGATGGAGGATAAGTCAGTAGACACGTCTGACCTGGAGGTAGCAGATGACCCCATGGGCCTCCACGGCATTGACCTCATCACTGCAGCTTTGCTCTTTTGCCTCGGCGACTCTCCAGGAGGCAGAGGCATCTCAGACAGCAGGTTTGTCGATGGGTACCACATTGACTTTGGTACTCAGACATTCTCATTCCCTTCAGCCATTCTCGCAACCAACACTATGGTGGGAGATATTGCTTCAGCCTCAGCCTGCGATCACGCTAGCCCACAGCTGTCCAATCCGAGCCCCTTCCACACGCTCAGGCTGGACCTGGTGCTCGAATGTGTGGCTCGATACCAAACAAAGCAGCGCTCCAtgttcacatttgtgtgtgggCAGCTGTTCCGGCGGGATGAGTTCTCGTctcatttcaaaaatgttcacGGGGATATTCACGCCGGACTCAATGGCTGGATGGAGCAGCGCTGTCCCTTGGCCTACTATGGCTGCACCTACTCCCAAAGACGGTTCTGCCCGTCTGTACAAGGCTTCAGAATCATCCACGACCGGCACCTTGGCTCGTTTGGGGTTAAGCCTGGTTTGCCCTTAAAAACTGGGGACAACCTCCCAAGAAAAACCTGCCGCTTTGACTCTCGGTACGATCAGTTCAGCAGCCTTCCGTTTGAAGTGTTGCAACATGTAGCAAGCTTCCTGGACAGCTTCAGCTTGTGCCAACTGTCCAGAGTGTCCCACGCCATGAGGGATGTGTGTGCTAGTCTGGTCCAGATGCGTGGCATGGTCGTCCTGCTGTGGGAGAAGAAACGGCGTGCTGATGGGTCTCTTTCATGGCAGATCACAGACAAg GTGTGGCGATTCAGCACAGCTTTTGGTACTGTAAATGAGTGGAAGTTTGCCAACATCGCCAGCATGGCCGACCACCTCAAGAAGTGCAAGTTCAATATGATTTCCCGTCGGGAAGAGGCGATCCCGCTGCCATGCATGTGTTTCACCAGAGAGCTCACGAAGGAAGGAAGGTGTTTACGCTCAGTTCTCAAACCAGTAGCATAA
- the si:dkeyp-110a12.4 gene encoding pancreatic secretory granule membrane major glycoprotein GP2 — MAPASLVFAWLLFTMRMVTSTVSLEPEEEELNETVICTNDHMEVVIPSAFFLNKVPPVYGSDDTHIMFINTIHNNDSDVITRNYVNITFVCRYPINYLVQQPNGENMIRVDVRTITLNTEDGNFSVSMLLYKDDAFKDKWTTVPSLTLDDDIFVKVFMIPAQLMLRMERCWATPTSDPYSNIQYTFIRDSCPVLLNEQTLSVLKNGQGPEAMFRIQMFKFVGSSYTNVFLHCNVQICHNTPGLCMPNCSGEGEDDLVRIRRDIPLSHTVSYGPIRRLLNNSEKPNLNAGGVPPVETFVLGGLLVVLLLITGVFGRLWLRSRRFYPAREAQLTLSNIHHISEVAS, encoded by the exons ATGGCACCTGCCAGTTTGGTTTTTGCCTGGTTACTGTTCACCATGAGGATGGTCACCTCAACGGTGTCTCTGGAGCCAGAGGAGGAGG AGCTCAATGAAACTGTCATTTGTACCAACGACCATATGGAGGTTGTTATTCCAAGTGCCTTTTTCCTCAACAAAGTGCCTCCAGTTTAT GGCTCAGATGATACACACATCATGTTCATAAACACCATACACAACAACGATTCAGATGTTATAACGAGAAACTATGTCAACATAACATTTGTGTGCCGCTACCCTATCAACTACCTGGTCCAACAACCCAACGGGGAAAACATGATTAGAGTTGACGTCAG AACCATCACTCTGAACACAGAGGATGGAAACTTTTCGGTGTCGATGTTACTGTACAAAGATGACGCCTTTAAAGACAAATGGACCACTGTGCCGTCACTGACGCTGGATGATGACATCTTTGTAAAAGTTTTTATG ATACCGGCTCAACTGATGCTGCGTATGGAGAGATGCTGGGCTACACCAACCAGTGATCCATACAGCAATATTCAGTACACCTTCATCCGAGACAG CTGCCCAGTGTTGTTAAATGAACAGACTCTGAGTGTGCTGAAGAATGGCCAGGGCCCAGAGGCCATGTTCAGGATACAAATGTTCAAGTTTGTCGGCAGCTCTTACACCAACGTCTTTCTCCATTGCAACGTCCAGATCTGCCACAACACCCCGGGGCTGTGTATGCCT AACTGTTCCGGTGAAGGTGAAGATGATTTAGTCAGGATACGGAGAGACATCCCTCTGTCTCATACAGTGTCTTATGGACCAATTAGACGACTACTAAACAATAGTGAAAAGCCCAATCTGA ATGCAGGCGGAGTCCCTCCTGTGGAGACCTTTGTCCTCGGAGGGCTGCTGGTTGTCTTGCTGCTGATCACTGGAGTGTTTGGGAGGCTGTGGCTTCGCTCCAGACGTTTCTACCCAGCGCGGGAGGCGCAGCTCACCCTGTCCAATATTCACCACATCTCAGAGGTGGCCTCATGA